The sequence CGGTCGAAACGTCGAGCGCTGCAAGCGTCTTCGCAGCAAGCGGGGCCGCAAAGCTGGTGCCGCAGGTTTGCGCCTGATTGCCTTGCGGGTCGCACGAAATCAGATGCGTCGTGCCCGGTTGCGATGCGTCGCCTGTCCCGCCGAAATGCGCGACATCGGGTTTGACGCCAACCCGCAGACCGGGTCCGCGACGGGTGTAGGTGGTCGGCGCTTCCACGATCTGATTGGAGCCCGGAGGGTTGAGGGCGCCCACCGCAATCGTGCGCACGCTCTCGGACGGCATGAAGATCGTGTCGGGATTAGTTCTGGCCGCCAACGCCGCCAGCACCTGGTTTAACTTCGCAGGCCAGGGGCCGCGCCATTCGGCGCCCGACAGATTGCCGGCGGAGTTGACGATGAGAATGCCGAGCCGGTCCTGAATATCGTCGAGCCGCGCCGCATAGAGGCTGTAGGTATCGGCATCGACCGGCGCCACGACATTCAACGACATATTGAAAACCCGGACGCCGTGGCTGTCCCGGGCCTCAGTGAGCGCCGCTTCCAGCTCCTCCAGAAACGCTTCAAAGCCGCGCTGGCCATAGACGACGCCGAACGGTGCGCGCGGCATCAGCGGCACATCGACGATGTCGCAGCCGTCGGCCTCGACGGCCAGTTGCTGCGAATTCGCCGCCTGAGCGCCGATCAGCACGCCCGCAACAAGCGTGCCGTGGCCGGGATCGCAATCAGCTTCGTCGAGGAAATCATGACGATCCAACACCCACGCTCTTAGCGGACCGTCGATGCCGGTATCGATCACACCGACGCGCGGATAGCGGCCGTCGGCGACGCGTCGAATCGTCGGGAAGGGCAACGGACCTGCGGCGGCCTGCGCGTCGGTCGGCTGGATAAGGATCGGAAACCTGATGCGGCGGACCAGCGGATGGTCGGCCAGCCGCTGAAGGATATGTTCGTGACGGTTCACGTCGCGATCAAGGTGGGCCGACGTGATCACGCGTTCCTCTTCGCCGCGAACGATCCGACGGTCCTCGATCCGCGCCGGTTCGGACGCGTCGGTCAGGAGCATTTCAATCGTGGGCATGCCGCCGGGACTCGGCAGCAAGGTCGCAAGCAGACCGCGCCCGCCTTCGCGGAAAATAGTTTGCAGCGTCGCCAGCGAGCGCTGAAAACCCAAGGCGTCATGGTCGCCGCCATCGATCAAAGGCTGCGTCTCGAACAGTTCGACGATGTAGCCGCTTGCCGCGCGCGGATCTGAAAGCGCCGCCACGGCGGCATCCGCAGCGAAGGAGCGCTTGAGGTTAGACGGCGCCAGTTCAATGGTTTCGATGGCTCCGACCTCACAGCGATTGCGGCTGACGTAGTGGTAAGGACGCCCGGTTTCCCTAGAGATGCGCGTCTCGCCCTGGTCTTCCGCGAGAACGATGTGGCGCCGCAACCTCGCAAAATGAATCAGCGGCGCCCGGAAATAAAGTTCACCCGGCGCGCCGGCGCCGATGCAGGGAAACTGATCGGCCAGGAAGATCGCGCGATTGGGCCGGTATGATTTCGCGATCGCTTCGATGCGCATCCGGACCCGCAGATAGCACAGTGGCCCATACGGCCACCGGTCAACGTCGTTCTCGATCCTTTGCAGAGCGGCAAGGAGGCCGTCGCGATGCTTGACGAAAGCCGCATCGCGACCTTCGAAAAAATCCTTGTCATTGCCGCCGCGCTTCGGGTCGGGCGCCCGCAGAAACCTATCGTCATTGAGCACGATCTGGACGGGGTTATTAGGCATTGGCTACGCCCTCCCTCGGGGCTTCGCGCGCCGCATAATCCTGCGCGTAACGCGAAATCGTGCTTTGACTGACGCCTAGCATTTTCGCGACGCTTGCCTGCCGGATCGGCATGCCGGAATGGAGCAGCGCCCCGACAAAAGTCGCTTCGTCATTCACGAACATCGACGCCGCTGAGGTTTGGTTCTCGTCGATCGAAAGCCTTGGCACCAGAGCCTTCGCCGCCGCCAGAATCGCCGTCCCCGACACGTCTGAGCGACTGAGCGCCAAAATGCGTTTCAAAGCATCGGCAAAATTCTTGAGGAACGACCCCGACCGCGCGCCGACGATAAAAACAAGCGTTCGCACAACGTCCTCGTCAACGTCCAGCGGACGGAGGAACGCGTTCAGCATGGCGAAACGCGTGCGTTCGTCGGGTAGATCGATGCGGATATGATTTTCAAAGCGCCGCCACACGGCGGGGTCGAGCAGCGCATCGTGGTTGGTGATCGCGACCGTCAGCCCGGTTCCCGCCCGCGCGTCCAGGTTCTGAAGCAGCGTGTTGACCACGCGCTTGATTTCTCCCACTTCGTGGGGATCGTCGCGCATTTTGGCCAACGCGTCGAATTCGTCGAGCACCAGCATGCAGCGATAGCGATTGGCGAAAGTGAAC comes from Bradyrhizobium sp. CCGE-LA001 and encodes:
- a CDS encoding S8 family peptidase, which produces MPNNPVQIVLNDDRFLRAPDPKRGGNDKDFFEGRDAAFVKHRDGLLAALQRIENDVDRWPYGPLCYLRVRMRIEAIAKSYRPNRAIFLADQFPCIGAGAPGELYFRAPLIHFARLRRHIVLAEDQGETRISRETGRPYHYVSRNRCEVGAIETIELAPSNLKRSFAADAAVAALSDPRAASGYIVELFETQPLIDGGDHDALGFQRSLATLQTIFREGGRGLLATLLPSPGGMPTIEMLLTDASEPARIEDRRIVRGEEERVITSAHLDRDVNRHEHILQRLADHPLVRRIRFPILIQPTDAQAAAGPLPFPTIRRVADGRYPRVGVIDTGIDGPLRAWVLDRHDFLDEADCDPGHGTLVAGVLIGAQAANSQQLAVEADGCDIVDVPLMPRAPFGVVYGQRGFEAFLEELEAALTEARDSHGVRVFNMSLNVVAPVDADTYSLYAARLDDIQDRLGILIVNSAGNLSGAEWRGPWPAKLNQVLAALAARTNPDTIFMPSESVRTIAVGALNPPGSNQIVEAPTTYTRRGPGLRVGVKPDVAHFGGTGDASQPGTTHLISCDPQGNQAQTCGTSFAAPLAAKTLAALDVSTGERLAPRTLRAFLIHNATLPAPLASPRLRDVARQFVGFGRPSSATAMLETEDHAITMVFESRLTAGEQKPAILRFDFQWPAALVDAATRACRGLVKMTLVYDAPINQAFGSEFVRVNLSAHLRQRQPVDRSDGKPSYHDQISQAFLPRTGKLTIPERSLIDHGLKWWPTKRYAADFSGGVGNSAEWRLEVESVVRAEATFPAEGIPFSLILTIEDEEHSAPIFQTFRQTLLAGRVDMQDIRTAVRLRARR
- a CDS encoding AAA family ATPase; the encoded protein is MEHFSVIQTLCRIGLEGTDPRFRKQVERLRDRLRTGGDEKAAAALDRLLAGVSSEHSLTPSAVEVSRLLVTGDELTANIHPPADRETSVPLAEVILDPGAGRPAPIYSETLTMALDAMLGEWKQVTTLREMGVEPSRSCLIYGPPGTGKTLTAFWLAAQLRLPVINARIDGLVSSFLGTTARNIANLFTFANRYRCMLVLDEFDALAKMRDDPHEVGEIKRVVNTLLQNLDARAGTGLTVAITNHDALLDPAVWRRFENHIRIDLPDERTRFAMLNAFLRPLDVDEDVVRTLVFIVGARSGSFLKNFADALKRILALSRSDVSGTAILAAAKALVPRLSIDENQTSAASMFVNDEATFVGALLHSGMPIRQASVAKMLGVSQSTISRYAQDYAAREAPREGVANA